The following are from one region of the Plasmodium gaboni strain SY75 chromosome 12, whole genome shotgun sequence genome:
- a CDS encoding hypothetical protein (conserved Plasmodium protein, unknown function), with product MERNLLNNDYSVKNKNRLYNYNIYKNNKYEIGPRKLYHLLIRVGITFLTIFIVSLFIKHNTFKEKNNLFLMVTSPDVLELFNCLGFPSNSKEIVYGKLENWGFNLSDIGDIEINKNYKDEDLSTYKYSINTYKNILLSSFEVNKVNSLIDKNNLLYMYLELLKKKEIKTFYEFLNTFMILQDLNCLPVNYKGIYINGNLFIRKNEYDIFKSDINVIKERNSKMLIEEEPYLYLTHHGGKKKNSIHNICKFSRDGYFLGSVLLPFEENGIFFNSISLRGLLLYEKKLYVADSFKENSKILIFSDSISNLSNRREYISTFITQNYKTNPLMIHPYGIKKYNDYFYISSQNTGTVLRFNVENGQLGEPVDLYKNTSQGLVIKLNNNDEIRGLDFDNTGKCYVSNKQVGVQIYDTNFKLIRILPVFSPISILFNSTNNHILVGSSTTHDIKEYDVNNYELIKVIKHPLLKHVAGINIYEDSLFVVSQKKNKLLEFSLSSSLLKSITIDGFSDIGERVILSPT from the coding sequence ATGGAAAGGAActtattaaataatgattattCAGTAAAGAATAAGAATcgtttatataattataatatatacaagAATAATAAGTATGAAATAGGTCCAAGGAAGTTATATCATTTGTTAATACGTGTAGGTATAACATTCTTAACCATATTTATAGTTTCTCtatttataaaacataataCGTTTAAGGAAAAGAATAATTTGTTTCTTATGGTTACTAGTCCAGATGTGTTAGAACTATTTAATTGTTTAGGATTTCCATCTAATAGTAAAGAAATAGTATATGGGAAATTAGAAAACTGGGGATTTAATTTATCTGATATTGGTGatatagaaataaataaaaattataaagatGAAGATTTGTCtacttataaatattctataaatacatataagaatatattgTTATCTTCCTTTGAAGTAAATAAAGTGAATAGTTTaattgataaaaataacttattatatatgtatttagaattattaaaaaaaaaagaaataaaaacattttatgAGTTTTTAAATACTTTCATGATATTACAAGATTTAAATTGTTTGCCTGTAAATTATAAgggaatatatattaatgggaatttatttatccgcaaaaatgaatatgatatatttaaatctgatataaatgttataaaagaaagaaaTAGTAAAATGTTAATTGAAGAAGAAccatatttatatttaacaCATCATGGAGGTAAGAAAAAGAATTctattcataatatttgtaaattTTCAAGAGATGGATATTTTTTAGGATCTGTTTTGTTACCCTTTGAAGAAAATggtatattttttaattctatAAGTTTAAGAggattattattatatgaaaagaaattatatgtTGCAGATTCATTTAAAGAGAATTCAAAAATTCTAATCTTTTCAGATAGTATATCTAATTTATCAAATAGAAGAGAATATATTTCTACATTTATAAcacaaaattataaaacCAATCCATTAATGATACATCCATATggtataaaaaaatataatgattatttttatataagtTCACAAAATACAGGAACTGTTTTACGTTTTAACGTAGAAAATGGACAACTAGGAGAACCAGtagatttatataaaaacacATCGCAAGGTTTAgtaattaaattaaataacAATGATGAAATACGTGGTCTTGATTTTGATAATACTGGAAAATGTTATGTTTCAAATAAACAAGTAGGTGtacaaatatatgataCGAATTTTAAGCTTATAAGAATTCTTCCAGTTTTTTCTCCTATATctattctttttaatagTACAAATAATCATATACTAGTTGGTAGCTCAACAACACatgatataaaagaatatgaTGTCAATAATTATGAACTTATTAAAGTTATTAAACACCCATTACTTAAACATGTTGCAggtataaatatatatgagGATTCTCTTTTTGTAGTTtctcaaaaaaaaaataaattattggaattttcattatcatcTAGTTTGTTAAAAAGTATTACCATAGATGGATTCAGTGATATAGGAGAGCGTGTCATATTATCACCAACATGA
- a CDS encoding putative endoplasmin, whose translation MKLNKIYSFIFLFFVLCVLQENVRRVSCDSSAEGDNGTNGVSESGDDKKEIKRDRDTLEEIEEGEKPTESMESHQYQTEVTRLMDIIVNSLYTQKEVFLRELISNAADALEKIRFLSLSDESVLGEEKKLEIRISANKEKNILSITDTGIGMTKDDLINNLGTIAKSGTSNFLEAISKSGGDMSLIGQFGVGFYSAFLVADKVIVYTKNNEDEQYIWESTADAKFTIYKDPRGATLKRGTRISLHLKEDATNLLNDKKLMDLISKYSQFIQFPIYLLHENVYTEEVLADIAKEMVNDPNYDSVKVEETDDPNKKTRTVEKKVKKWTLMNEQRPIWLRPPKELKDEDYNQFFSVLSGYNDKPLYHIHFFAEGEIEFKCLIYIPSKAPSMNDQLYAKQNSLKLYVRRVLVADEFVEFLPRYMSFVKGVVDSDDLPLNVSREQLQQNKILKAVSKRIVRKILDTFHKLYKEGKKNKETLRSELENESDEEKKKEITKKLSEPSTYKLIYKEYRKFLKSGCYEDDINRNKIAKLLLFKTMQYPKSISLDTYIEHMKPDQKFIYYASGDSYEYLAKIPQLQIFKKKNIDVLFLTESVDESCIQRVQEYEGKKFKSIQKGEITFELTEEEKKKEQQMQKMYKALIDVISDTLKNQIFKVEISRRLVDAPCAVVSTEWGLSGQMEKLMKMNVSNSDQIKAMSGQKILEINPNHPIMIDLLKRSVTNPKDLELTNSIKIMYQSAKLASGFDLEDTADLAQIVYDHINQKLGVDNNLKIDDLDPSIFETKKIEDENDSSKFEEEINIDDEIQKKDNNGDDDLNIKSDEL comes from the coding sequence ATGAAATTAAATAAgatatattcttttattttccttttttttgtgttaTGCGTATTACAAGAAAATGTAAGAAGGGTCTCATGTGATAGTAGTGCTGAGGGTGATAATGGAACAAATGGTGTGTCAGAATCAGGGGATGATAAGaaggaaataaaaagaGATAGAGACACATTAGAAGAAATTGAAGAAGGAGAGAAACCAACTGAATCGATGGAAAGTCATCAATATCAAACTGAAGTAACAAGATTAATGGATATTATAGttaattctttatataCTCAAAAAGAAGTATTTTTAAGAGAATTAATATCTAATGCAGCTGATGCATTAGAAAAGATTAgatttttatctttatctGATGAAAGTGTATTAGGAgaagaaaagaaattaGAAATACGTATTTCAGCaaataaagaaaagaatattttatcaatTACAGATACAGGTATAGGTATGACAAAAGatgatttaataaataatttagGTACAATTGCAAAATCAGGTACTTCAAACTTTTTAGAAGCTATATCTAAAAGTGGAGGAGATATGAGTTTAATTGGTCAATTTGGTGTCGGTTTTTATTCTGCATTTTTAGTAGCAGATAAAGTGATTgtatatacaaaaaataatgaagatgAACAATATATATGGGAATCAACTGCAGATGCTAAAtttactatatataaagaCCCAAGAGGAGCTACATTAAAAAGAGGTACACGTATATCATTACATCTAAAAGAAGATGCAACgaatttattaaatgataaaaaattaatggATTTAATTTCTAAATATAGTCAATTTATACAATTCcctatatatttattacatGAAAATGTATATACTGAAGAGGTCTTAGCAGATATTGCTAAAGAAATGGTAAATGATCCAAATTATGATAGTGTAAAAGTAGAAGAAACTGATGACccaaataaaaaaacaagaaCAGTTGAGAAGAAAGTCAAAAAATGGACACTTATGAATGAACAAAGACCTATATGGTTAAGACCACCaaaagaattaaaagaTGAAGATTATAATCAATTTTTTAGTGTTTTATCTGGTTATAATGATAAACCTTTATAtcatatacatttttttgCAGAAGGTGAAATTGAATTTAAATgtttaatttatattccATCTAAAGCACCCTCTATGAATGATCAGTTGTATGCTAAACAAAATTCTCTCAAATTATATGTTAGAAGAGTTTTAGTTGCAGATGAATTTGTTGAATTCTTACCCAGATATATGAGCTTTGTTAAGGGTGTGGTTGACAGTGATGATTTACCTCTTAATGTATCTAGAGAACAATTacaacaaaataaaatattgaaGGCAGTTTCTAAACGTATTGTACGTAAAATATTAGATACGTTCcataaattatataaagaaggtaagaaaaataaagaaaCCCTACGATCTGAATTAGAAAATGAAAGTGAtgaagagaaaaaaaaagaaattacCAAAAAATTAAGTGAACCAAgcacatataaattaatatataaagaatatagaaaatttttaaaGAGTGGTTGTTATGAAGATGATATTAATCGTAATAAAATTGCAAAATTACTTTTATTCAAAACTATGCAATATCCAAAAAGTATATCTTTAGATACATATATTGAACATATGAAACCTGATCaaaaattcatttattatgCTTCAGGAGATTCTTATGAATATTTAGCAAAAATACCACAATTACAAATctttaagaaaaaaaatattgatgTACTTTTCTTAACAGAATCTGTTGATGAATCATGTATACAAAGAGTACAAGAATATGAAGGAAAGAAATTTAAATCTATTCAAAAAGGAGAAATCACTTTTGAATTAACagaagaagaaaagaaaaaagaacaaCAAATGcaaaaaatgtataaagCATTAATTGATGTTATATCAGATActttaaaaaatcaaatatTCAAAGTAGAAATTTCTAGAAGATTAGTAGATGCACCATGTGCTGTTGTATCAACTGAATGGGGATTATCAGGACAAATGGaaaaattaatgaaaatgaatGTTAGCAATTCTGATCAAATTAAAGCAATGAGTGGACAAAAAATTCTAGAAATTAATCCAAATCATCCAATTATGATAGATCTTTTAAAAAGATCAGTAACAAACCCTAAAGATCTTGAACTAACAAATAGtattaaaattatgtaCCAATCAGCTAAATTAGCATCAGGATTTGATTTAGAAGATACTGCAGATTTGGCTCAAATTGTTTATGATCATATTAATCAAAAATTAGGAgttgataataatttaaaaattgaCGATTTAGATCCATCTATATTCGAAACCAAAAAAATTGAAGATGAAAATGACTCATCTAAATTTGAAGAGGAAATTAATATAGATGATgaaatacaaaaaaagGATAATAATGGAGATGAtgatttaaatattaaaagtGACGAATTATAA